From Rhinolophus sinicus isolate RSC01 linkage group LG15, ASM3656204v1, whole genome shotgun sequence, the proteins below share one genomic window:
- the ATXN7L3 gene encoding ataxin-7-like protein 3 isoform X1 — MKMEEMSLSGLDNSKLEAIAQEIYADLVEDSCLGFCFEVHRAVKCGYFFLDDTDPDSMKDFEIVDQPGLDIFGQVFNQWKSKECVCPNCSRSIAASRFAPHLEKCLGMGRNSSRIANRRIANSNSMNKSESDQEDNDDINDNDWSYGSEKKDWELKVTLPFILLSYTAKKRKSDKLWYLPFQNPNSPRRSKSLKHKNGFSVCTSASNTLPLLFSSSGELSNSDPFKYNNSTGISYETLGPEELRSLLTTQCGVISEHTKKMCTRSLRCPQHTDEQRRAVRIYFLGPSAVLPEVESSLDNDSFDMTDSQALISRLQWDGSSDLSPSDSGSSKTSENQGWGLGTNSSESRKTKKKKSHLSLVGTASGLGSNKKKKPKPPAPPTPSIYDDIN; from the exons atgaaaatggagGAAATGTCTTTGTCTGGCCTGGATAACAGCAAACTAGAG GCCATCGCTCAGGAGATATACGCGGACCTGGTCGAGGattcttgtttgggattctgctTTGAGGTACACCGGGCTGTCAAGTGTGGCTACTTCTTCCTGGATGACACGGACCCTGATAGCATGAAGGATTTTG AGATCGTGGACCAGCCGGGGTTGGACATCTTTGGACAGGTTTTCAACCAGTGGAAGAGCAAGGAGTGTGTTTGCCCCAATTGCAGCCGCAGCATTGCTGCCTCCCGCTTTGCTCCCCATCTGGAGAAGTGCCTGGGAATGGGTCGGAACAGCAGCCGAATCGCCAACCGCCG GATTGCCAATAGCAACAGTATGAACAAGTCTGAGAGTGACCAAGAGGATAACGATGACATCAACGACAACGACTGGTCCTATGGCTCCGAGAAGAAAG ATTGGGAACTTAAAGTGACCCTGCCCTTTATCCTTTTGTCCTACACAGCCAAGAAGAGAAAATCAGACAAG CTATGGTATCTCCCATTCCAGAACCCCAATTCCCCTCGAAGATCCAagtctttaaaacacaaaaatg GGTTCTCTGTCTGTACCTCTGCATCAAACacccttccccttcttttttcttcttcaggggAACTTAGCAATTCGGATCCTTTTAAG TATAACAACTCAACTGGGATCAGCTATGAGACCCTGGGACCGGAGGAGCTGCGTAGCCTGCTCACCACG CAATGTGGGGTGATTTCTGAACACACCAAGAAGATGTGCACAAG GTCCCTGCGCTGCCCCCAGCACACGGATGAGCAGCGGCGAGCCGTGCGGATTTACTTCCTCGGACCCTCAGC CGTCCTTCCAGAGGTCGAGAGTTCCCTGGATAATGACAGCTTTGACATGACTGACAGCCAGGCCCTGATTAGCCGACTTCAGTGGGATGGCTCCTCTGATCTCTCACCCTCTGATTCAGGCTCCTCCAAGACGAGTGAGAATCAGGGATGGGGTCTAG gtaCCAACAGCTCTGAGTCACGGAAAacgaagaaaaagaaatcccatcTGAGCCTGGTAGGGACTGCCTCCGGCCTAGGCTCCAACAAGAAGAAGAAGCCAAAGCCACCGGCACCCCCGACGCCCAGCATCTATGATGACATCAACTGA
- the ATXN7L3 gene encoding ataxin-7-like protein 3 isoform X6 translates to MKMEEMSLSGLDNSKLEAIAQEIYADLVEDSCLGFCFEVHRAVKCGYFFLDDTDPDSMKDFEIVDQPGLDIFGQVFNQWKSKECVCPNCSRSIAASRFAPHLEKCLGMGRNSSRIANRRIANSNSMNKSESDQEDNDDINDNDWSYGSEKKDWELKVTLPFILLSYTAKKRKSDKNPNSPRRSKSLKHKNGELSNSDPFKYNNSTGISYETLGPEELRSLLTTQCGVISEHTKKMCTRSLRCPQHTDEQRRAVRIYFLGPSAVLPEVESSLDNDSFDMTDSQALISRLQWDGSSDLSPSDSGSSKTSENQGWGLGTNSSESRKTKKKKSHLSLVGTASGLGSNKKKKPKPPAPPTPSIYDDIN, encoded by the exons atgaaaatggagGAAATGTCTTTGTCTGGCCTGGATAACAGCAAACTAGAG GCCATCGCTCAGGAGATATACGCGGACCTGGTCGAGGattcttgtttgggattctgctTTGAGGTACACCGGGCTGTCAAGTGTGGCTACTTCTTCCTGGATGACACGGACCCTGATAGCATGAAGGATTTTG AGATCGTGGACCAGCCGGGGTTGGACATCTTTGGACAGGTTTTCAACCAGTGGAAGAGCAAGGAGTGTGTTTGCCCCAATTGCAGCCGCAGCATTGCTGCCTCCCGCTTTGCTCCCCATCTGGAGAAGTGCCTGGGAATGGGTCGGAACAGCAGCCGAATCGCCAACCGCCG GATTGCCAATAGCAACAGTATGAACAAGTCTGAGAGTGACCAAGAGGATAACGATGACATCAACGACAACGACTGGTCCTATGGCTCCGAGAAGAAAG ATTGGGAACTTAAAGTGACCCTGCCCTTTATCCTTTTGTCCTACACAGCCAAGAAGAGAAAATCAGACAAG AACCCCAATTCCCCTCGAAGATCCAagtctttaaaacacaaaaatg gggAACTTAGCAATTCGGATCCTTTTAAG TATAACAACTCAACTGGGATCAGCTATGAGACCCTGGGACCGGAGGAGCTGCGTAGCCTGCTCACCACG CAATGTGGGGTGATTTCTGAACACACCAAGAAGATGTGCACAAG GTCCCTGCGCTGCCCCCAGCACACGGATGAGCAGCGGCGAGCCGTGCGGATTTACTTCCTCGGACCCTCAGC CGTCCTTCCAGAGGTCGAGAGTTCCCTGGATAATGACAGCTTTGACATGACTGACAGCCAGGCCCTGATTAGCCGACTTCAGTGGGATGGCTCCTCTGATCTCTCACCCTCTGATTCAGGCTCCTCCAAGACGAGTGAGAATCAGGGATGGGGTCTAG gtaCCAACAGCTCTGAGTCACGGAAAacgaagaaaaagaaatcccatcTGAGCCTGGTAGGGACTGCCTCCGGCCTAGGCTCCAACAAGAAGAAGAAGCCAAAGCCACCGGCACCCCCGACGCCCAGCATCTATGATGACATCAACTGA
- the ATXN7L3 gene encoding ataxin-7-like protein 3 isoform X4 produces MKMEEMSLSGLDNSKLEAIAQEIYADLVEDSCLGFCFEVHRAVKCGYFFLDDTDPDSMKDFEIVDQPGLDIFGQVFNQWKSKECVCPNCSRSIAASRFAPHLEKCLGMGRNSSRIANRRIANSNSMNKSESDQEDNDDINDNDWSYGSEKKDWELKVTLPFILLSYTAKKRKSDKLWYLPFQNPNSPRRSKSLKHKNGELSNSDPFKYNNSTGISYETLGPEELRSLLTTQCGVISEHTKKMCTRSLRCPQHTDEQRRAVRIYFLGPSAVLPEVESSLDNDSFDMTDSQALISRLQWDGSSDLSPSDSGSSKTSENQGWGLGTNSSESRKTKKKKSHLSLVGTASGLGSNKKKKPKPPAPPTPSIYDDIN; encoded by the exons atgaaaatggagGAAATGTCTTTGTCTGGCCTGGATAACAGCAAACTAGAG GCCATCGCTCAGGAGATATACGCGGACCTGGTCGAGGattcttgtttgggattctgctTTGAGGTACACCGGGCTGTCAAGTGTGGCTACTTCTTCCTGGATGACACGGACCCTGATAGCATGAAGGATTTTG AGATCGTGGACCAGCCGGGGTTGGACATCTTTGGACAGGTTTTCAACCAGTGGAAGAGCAAGGAGTGTGTTTGCCCCAATTGCAGCCGCAGCATTGCTGCCTCCCGCTTTGCTCCCCATCTGGAGAAGTGCCTGGGAATGGGTCGGAACAGCAGCCGAATCGCCAACCGCCG GATTGCCAATAGCAACAGTATGAACAAGTCTGAGAGTGACCAAGAGGATAACGATGACATCAACGACAACGACTGGTCCTATGGCTCCGAGAAGAAAG ATTGGGAACTTAAAGTGACCCTGCCCTTTATCCTTTTGTCCTACACAGCCAAGAAGAGAAAATCAGACAAG CTATGGTATCTCCCATTCCAGAACCCCAATTCCCCTCGAAGATCCAagtctttaaaacacaaaaatg gggAACTTAGCAATTCGGATCCTTTTAAG TATAACAACTCAACTGGGATCAGCTATGAGACCCTGGGACCGGAGGAGCTGCGTAGCCTGCTCACCACG CAATGTGGGGTGATTTCTGAACACACCAAGAAGATGTGCACAAG GTCCCTGCGCTGCCCCCAGCACACGGATGAGCAGCGGCGAGCCGTGCGGATTTACTTCCTCGGACCCTCAGC CGTCCTTCCAGAGGTCGAGAGTTCCCTGGATAATGACAGCTTTGACATGACTGACAGCCAGGCCCTGATTAGCCGACTTCAGTGGGATGGCTCCTCTGATCTCTCACCCTCTGATTCAGGCTCCTCCAAGACGAGTGAGAATCAGGGATGGGGTCTAG gtaCCAACAGCTCTGAGTCACGGAAAacgaagaaaaagaaatcccatcTGAGCCTGGTAGGGACTGCCTCCGGCCTAGGCTCCAACAAGAAGAAGAAGCCAAAGCCACCGGCACCCCCGACGCCCAGCATCTATGATGACATCAACTGA
- the ATXN7L3 gene encoding ataxin-7-like protein 3 isoform X3: MKMEEMSLSGLDNSKLEAIAQEIYADLVEDSCLGFCFEVHRAVKCGYFFLDDTDPDSMKDFEIVDQPGLDIFGQVFNQWKSKECVCPNCSRSIAASRFAPHLEKCLGMGRNSSRIANRRIANSNSMNKSESDQEDNDDINDNDWSYGSEKKAKKRKSDKLWYLPFQNPNSPRRSKSLKHKNGFSVCTSASNTLPLLFSSSGELSNSDPFKYNNSTGISYETLGPEELRSLLTTQCGVISEHTKKMCTRSLRCPQHTDEQRRAVRIYFLGPSAVLPEVESSLDNDSFDMTDSQALISRLQWDGSSDLSPSDSGSSKTSENQGWGLGTNSSESRKTKKKKSHLSLVGTASGLGSNKKKKPKPPAPPTPSIYDDIN; this comes from the exons atgaaaatggagGAAATGTCTTTGTCTGGCCTGGATAACAGCAAACTAGAG GCCATCGCTCAGGAGATATACGCGGACCTGGTCGAGGattcttgtttgggattctgctTTGAGGTACACCGGGCTGTCAAGTGTGGCTACTTCTTCCTGGATGACACGGACCCTGATAGCATGAAGGATTTTG AGATCGTGGACCAGCCGGGGTTGGACATCTTTGGACAGGTTTTCAACCAGTGGAAGAGCAAGGAGTGTGTTTGCCCCAATTGCAGCCGCAGCATTGCTGCCTCCCGCTTTGCTCCCCATCTGGAGAAGTGCCTGGGAATGGGTCGGAACAGCAGCCGAATCGCCAACCGCCG GATTGCCAATAGCAACAGTATGAACAAGTCTGAGAGTGACCAAGAGGATAACGATGACATCAACGACAACGACTGGTCCTATGGCTCCGAGAAGAAAG CCAAGAAGAGAAAATCAGACAAG CTATGGTATCTCCCATTCCAGAACCCCAATTCCCCTCGAAGATCCAagtctttaaaacacaaaaatg GGTTCTCTGTCTGTACCTCTGCATCAAACacccttccccttcttttttcttcttcaggggAACTTAGCAATTCGGATCCTTTTAAG TATAACAACTCAACTGGGATCAGCTATGAGACCCTGGGACCGGAGGAGCTGCGTAGCCTGCTCACCACG CAATGTGGGGTGATTTCTGAACACACCAAGAAGATGTGCACAAG GTCCCTGCGCTGCCCCCAGCACACGGATGAGCAGCGGCGAGCCGTGCGGATTTACTTCCTCGGACCCTCAGC CGTCCTTCCAGAGGTCGAGAGTTCCCTGGATAATGACAGCTTTGACATGACTGACAGCCAGGCCCTGATTAGCCGACTTCAGTGGGATGGCTCCTCTGATCTCTCACCCTCTGATTCAGGCTCCTCCAAGACGAGTGAGAATCAGGGATGGGGTCTAG gtaCCAACAGCTCTGAGTCACGGAAAacgaagaaaaagaaatcccatcTGAGCCTGGTAGGGACTGCCTCCGGCCTAGGCTCCAACAAGAAGAAGAAGCCAAAGCCACCGGCACCCCCGACGCCCAGCATCTATGATGACATCAACTGA
- the ATXN7L3 gene encoding ataxin-7-like protein 3 isoform X7, translating into MKMEEMSLSGLDNSKLEAIAQEIYADLVEDSCLGFCFEVHRAVKCGYFFLDDTDPDSMKDFEIVDQPGLDIFGQVFNQWKSKECVCPNCSRSIAASRFAPHLEKCLGMGRNSSRIANRRIANSNSMNKSESDQEDNDDINDNDWSYGSEKKAKKRKSDKLWYLPFQNPNSPRRSKSLKHKNGELSNSDPFKYNNSTGISYETLGPEELRSLLTTQCGVISEHTKKMCTRSLRCPQHTDEQRRAVRIYFLGPSAVLPEVESSLDNDSFDMTDSQALISRLQWDGSSDLSPSDSGSSKTSENQGWGLGTNSSESRKTKKKKSHLSLVGTASGLGSNKKKKPKPPAPPTPSIYDDIN; encoded by the exons atgaaaatggagGAAATGTCTTTGTCTGGCCTGGATAACAGCAAACTAGAG GCCATCGCTCAGGAGATATACGCGGACCTGGTCGAGGattcttgtttgggattctgctTTGAGGTACACCGGGCTGTCAAGTGTGGCTACTTCTTCCTGGATGACACGGACCCTGATAGCATGAAGGATTTTG AGATCGTGGACCAGCCGGGGTTGGACATCTTTGGACAGGTTTTCAACCAGTGGAAGAGCAAGGAGTGTGTTTGCCCCAATTGCAGCCGCAGCATTGCTGCCTCCCGCTTTGCTCCCCATCTGGAGAAGTGCCTGGGAATGGGTCGGAACAGCAGCCGAATCGCCAACCGCCG GATTGCCAATAGCAACAGTATGAACAAGTCTGAGAGTGACCAAGAGGATAACGATGACATCAACGACAACGACTGGTCCTATGGCTCCGAGAAGAAAG CCAAGAAGAGAAAATCAGACAAG CTATGGTATCTCCCATTCCAGAACCCCAATTCCCCTCGAAGATCCAagtctttaaaacacaaaaatg gggAACTTAGCAATTCGGATCCTTTTAAG TATAACAACTCAACTGGGATCAGCTATGAGACCCTGGGACCGGAGGAGCTGCGTAGCCTGCTCACCACG CAATGTGGGGTGATTTCTGAACACACCAAGAAGATGTGCACAAG GTCCCTGCGCTGCCCCCAGCACACGGATGAGCAGCGGCGAGCCGTGCGGATTTACTTCCTCGGACCCTCAGC CGTCCTTCCAGAGGTCGAGAGTTCCCTGGATAATGACAGCTTTGACATGACTGACAGCCAGGCCCTGATTAGCCGACTTCAGTGGGATGGCTCCTCTGATCTCTCACCCTCTGATTCAGGCTCCTCCAAGACGAGTGAGAATCAGGGATGGGGTCTAG gtaCCAACAGCTCTGAGTCACGGAAAacgaagaaaaagaaatcccatcTGAGCCTGGTAGGGACTGCCTCCGGCCTAGGCTCCAACAAGAAGAAGAAGCCAAAGCCACCGGCACCCCCGACGCCCAGCATCTATGATGACATCAACTGA
- the ATXN7L3 gene encoding ataxin-7-like protein 3 isoform X8, with product MKMEEMSLSGLDNSKLEAIAQEIYADLVEDSCLGFCFEVHRAVKCGYFFLDDTDPDSMKDFEIVDQPGLDIFGQVFNQWKSKECVCPNCSRSIAASRFAPHLEKCLGMGRNSSRIANRRIANSNSMNKSESDQEDNDDINDNDWSYGSEKKAKKRKSDKNPNSPRRSKSLKHKNGELSNSDPFKYNNSTGISYETLGPEELRSLLTTQCGVISEHTKKMCTRSLRCPQHTDEQRRAVRIYFLGPSAVLPEVESSLDNDSFDMTDSQALISRLQWDGSSDLSPSDSGSSKTSENQGWGLGTNSSESRKTKKKKSHLSLVGTASGLGSNKKKKPKPPAPPTPSIYDDIN from the exons atgaaaatggagGAAATGTCTTTGTCTGGCCTGGATAACAGCAAACTAGAG GCCATCGCTCAGGAGATATACGCGGACCTGGTCGAGGattcttgtttgggattctgctTTGAGGTACACCGGGCTGTCAAGTGTGGCTACTTCTTCCTGGATGACACGGACCCTGATAGCATGAAGGATTTTG AGATCGTGGACCAGCCGGGGTTGGACATCTTTGGACAGGTTTTCAACCAGTGGAAGAGCAAGGAGTGTGTTTGCCCCAATTGCAGCCGCAGCATTGCTGCCTCCCGCTTTGCTCCCCATCTGGAGAAGTGCCTGGGAATGGGTCGGAACAGCAGCCGAATCGCCAACCGCCG GATTGCCAATAGCAACAGTATGAACAAGTCTGAGAGTGACCAAGAGGATAACGATGACATCAACGACAACGACTGGTCCTATGGCTCCGAGAAGAAAG CCAAGAAGAGAAAATCAGACAAG AACCCCAATTCCCCTCGAAGATCCAagtctttaaaacacaaaaatg gggAACTTAGCAATTCGGATCCTTTTAAG TATAACAACTCAACTGGGATCAGCTATGAGACCCTGGGACCGGAGGAGCTGCGTAGCCTGCTCACCACG CAATGTGGGGTGATTTCTGAACACACCAAGAAGATGTGCACAAG GTCCCTGCGCTGCCCCCAGCACACGGATGAGCAGCGGCGAGCCGTGCGGATTTACTTCCTCGGACCCTCAGC CGTCCTTCCAGAGGTCGAGAGTTCCCTGGATAATGACAGCTTTGACATGACTGACAGCCAGGCCCTGATTAGCCGACTTCAGTGGGATGGCTCCTCTGATCTCTCACCCTCTGATTCAGGCTCCTCCAAGACGAGTGAGAATCAGGGATGGGGTCTAG gtaCCAACAGCTCTGAGTCACGGAAAacgaagaaaaagaaatcccatcTGAGCCTGGTAGGGACTGCCTCCGGCCTAGGCTCCAACAAGAAGAAGAAGCCAAAGCCACCGGCACCCCCGACGCCCAGCATCTATGATGACATCAACTGA
- the ATXN7L3 gene encoding ataxin-7-like protein 3 isoform X5, translating to MKMEEMSLSGLDNSKLEAIAQEIYADLVEDSCLGFCFEVHRAVKCGYFFLDDTDPDSMKDFEIVDQPGLDIFGQVFNQWKSKECVCPNCSRSIAASRFAPHLEKCLGMGRNSSRIANRRIANSNSMNKSESDQEDNDDINDNDWSYGSEKKAKKRKSDKNPNSPRRSKSLKHKNGFSVCTSASNTLPLLFSSSGELSNSDPFKYNNSTGISYETLGPEELRSLLTTQCGVISEHTKKMCTRSLRCPQHTDEQRRAVRIYFLGPSAVLPEVESSLDNDSFDMTDSQALISRLQWDGSSDLSPSDSGSSKTSENQGWGLGTNSSESRKTKKKKSHLSLVGTASGLGSNKKKKPKPPAPPTPSIYDDIN from the exons atgaaaatggagGAAATGTCTTTGTCTGGCCTGGATAACAGCAAACTAGAG GCCATCGCTCAGGAGATATACGCGGACCTGGTCGAGGattcttgtttgggattctgctTTGAGGTACACCGGGCTGTCAAGTGTGGCTACTTCTTCCTGGATGACACGGACCCTGATAGCATGAAGGATTTTG AGATCGTGGACCAGCCGGGGTTGGACATCTTTGGACAGGTTTTCAACCAGTGGAAGAGCAAGGAGTGTGTTTGCCCCAATTGCAGCCGCAGCATTGCTGCCTCCCGCTTTGCTCCCCATCTGGAGAAGTGCCTGGGAATGGGTCGGAACAGCAGCCGAATCGCCAACCGCCG GATTGCCAATAGCAACAGTATGAACAAGTCTGAGAGTGACCAAGAGGATAACGATGACATCAACGACAACGACTGGTCCTATGGCTCCGAGAAGAAAG CCAAGAAGAGAAAATCAGACAAG AACCCCAATTCCCCTCGAAGATCCAagtctttaaaacacaaaaatg GGTTCTCTGTCTGTACCTCTGCATCAAACacccttccccttcttttttcttcttcaggggAACTTAGCAATTCGGATCCTTTTAAG TATAACAACTCAACTGGGATCAGCTATGAGACCCTGGGACCGGAGGAGCTGCGTAGCCTGCTCACCACG CAATGTGGGGTGATTTCTGAACACACCAAGAAGATGTGCACAAG GTCCCTGCGCTGCCCCCAGCACACGGATGAGCAGCGGCGAGCCGTGCGGATTTACTTCCTCGGACCCTCAGC CGTCCTTCCAGAGGTCGAGAGTTCCCTGGATAATGACAGCTTTGACATGACTGACAGCCAGGCCCTGATTAGCCGACTTCAGTGGGATGGCTCCTCTGATCTCTCACCCTCTGATTCAGGCTCCTCCAAGACGAGTGAGAATCAGGGATGGGGTCTAG gtaCCAACAGCTCTGAGTCACGGAAAacgaagaaaaagaaatcccatcTGAGCCTGGTAGGGACTGCCTCCGGCCTAGGCTCCAACAAGAAGAAGAAGCCAAAGCCACCGGCACCCCCGACGCCCAGCATCTATGATGACATCAACTGA
- the ATXN7L3 gene encoding ataxin-7-like protein 3 isoform X2 has protein sequence MKMEEMSLSGLDNSKLEAIAQEIYADLVEDSCLGFCFEVHRAVKCGYFFLDDTDPDSMKDFEIVDQPGLDIFGQVFNQWKSKECVCPNCSRSIAASRFAPHLEKCLGMGRNSSRIANRRIANSNSMNKSESDQEDNDDINDNDWSYGSEKKDWELKVTLPFILLSYTAKKRKSDKNPNSPRRSKSLKHKNGFSVCTSASNTLPLLFSSSGELSNSDPFKYNNSTGISYETLGPEELRSLLTTQCGVISEHTKKMCTRSLRCPQHTDEQRRAVRIYFLGPSAVLPEVESSLDNDSFDMTDSQALISRLQWDGSSDLSPSDSGSSKTSENQGWGLGTNSSESRKTKKKKSHLSLVGTASGLGSNKKKKPKPPAPPTPSIYDDIN, from the exons atgaaaatggagGAAATGTCTTTGTCTGGCCTGGATAACAGCAAACTAGAG GCCATCGCTCAGGAGATATACGCGGACCTGGTCGAGGattcttgtttgggattctgctTTGAGGTACACCGGGCTGTCAAGTGTGGCTACTTCTTCCTGGATGACACGGACCCTGATAGCATGAAGGATTTTG AGATCGTGGACCAGCCGGGGTTGGACATCTTTGGACAGGTTTTCAACCAGTGGAAGAGCAAGGAGTGTGTTTGCCCCAATTGCAGCCGCAGCATTGCTGCCTCCCGCTTTGCTCCCCATCTGGAGAAGTGCCTGGGAATGGGTCGGAACAGCAGCCGAATCGCCAACCGCCG GATTGCCAATAGCAACAGTATGAACAAGTCTGAGAGTGACCAAGAGGATAACGATGACATCAACGACAACGACTGGTCCTATGGCTCCGAGAAGAAAG ATTGGGAACTTAAAGTGACCCTGCCCTTTATCCTTTTGTCCTACACAGCCAAGAAGAGAAAATCAGACAAG AACCCCAATTCCCCTCGAAGATCCAagtctttaaaacacaaaaatg GGTTCTCTGTCTGTACCTCTGCATCAAACacccttccccttcttttttcttcttcaggggAACTTAGCAATTCGGATCCTTTTAAG TATAACAACTCAACTGGGATCAGCTATGAGACCCTGGGACCGGAGGAGCTGCGTAGCCTGCTCACCACG CAATGTGGGGTGATTTCTGAACACACCAAGAAGATGTGCACAAG GTCCCTGCGCTGCCCCCAGCACACGGATGAGCAGCGGCGAGCCGTGCGGATTTACTTCCTCGGACCCTCAGC CGTCCTTCCAGAGGTCGAGAGTTCCCTGGATAATGACAGCTTTGACATGACTGACAGCCAGGCCCTGATTAGCCGACTTCAGTGGGATGGCTCCTCTGATCTCTCACCCTCTGATTCAGGCTCCTCCAAGACGAGTGAGAATCAGGGATGGGGTCTAG gtaCCAACAGCTCTGAGTCACGGAAAacgaagaaaaagaaatcccatcTGAGCCTGGTAGGGACTGCCTCCGGCCTAGGCTCCAACAAGAAGAAGAAGCCAAAGCCACCGGCACCCCCGACGCCCAGCATCTATGATGACATCAACTGA